The Mycolicibacterium hassiacum DSM 44199 genome includes a window with the following:
- a CDS encoding glycosyltransferase family 4 protein yields the protein MPDRPVRSVLMLCWRDTGHPQGGGSEAYLERIGAHLAASGIRVTLRTAWYPGARRREVVNGVHISRSGGRYSVYIWAGLAMVAARFGLGPLRKARPDVVIDTQNGLPFLARLAFGRRVAVLVHHCHREQWPVAGPVMGRIGWFIESRLSPLLHRRNQYVTVSLPSARDLTALGVRSSQIAVVRNGLDEAPPATLELPRSATPRVVVLSRLVPHKQIEDALEAVAALRPRFPELHLDVVGGGWWQQRLVDHAELLGISEAVTFHGYVDDETKHRVLQRAWVHVLPSRKEGWGLAVIEAGQHAVPTIGYRSSGGLTDSVVDGVTGVLVDDFEELVAELGRLLSDPVLREQLGAKALVRSGEFSWRQSAQAMRAVLDAVHARGYVSGVVQG from the coding sequence ATGCCTGACCGACCCGTGCGTTCCGTGCTGATGCTGTGCTGGCGCGATACCGGCCACCCGCAGGGCGGCGGCAGCGAGGCGTACCTGGAGCGCATCGGCGCCCATCTGGCCGCGTCCGGCATCAGGGTGACGCTGCGCACCGCCTGGTATCCGGGCGCCCGGCGCCGCGAGGTGGTCAACGGCGTGCACATCAGCCGCTCCGGCGGACGCTACTCGGTCTACATCTGGGCCGGGCTGGCGATGGTCGCGGCCCGGTTCGGGCTCGGTCCGCTGCGCAAGGCCCGGCCCGATGTGGTGATCGACACCCAGAACGGGCTGCCGTTCCTGGCGCGGCTGGCGTTCGGCCGGCGGGTGGCGGTGCTGGTGCACCACTGCCACCGCGAACAGTGGCCGGTGGCCGGGCCGGTGATGGGCCGCATCGGCTGGTTCATCGAATCGAGGCTGTCGCCGCTGCTGCACCGGCGCAACCAGTACGTGACGGTGTCGCTGCCGTCGGCGCGCGATCTCACCGCGCTCGGGGTGCGGTCGAGCCAGATCGCGGTGGTGCGCAACGGGCTCGACGAGGCCCCGCCCGCGACGCTGGAGTTGCCGCGGTCGGCGACACCGCGGGTGGTGGTGCTCTCACGGCTGGTGCCGCACAAGCAGATCGAGGACGCGCTGGAGGCGGTGGCGGCGCTGCGGCCGCGCTTCCCGGAACTGCATCTGGACGTCGTCGGCGGCGGCTGGTGGCAGCAGCGGCTGGTCGACCACGCCGAGCTGCTGGGCATCTCCGAGGCGGTCACCTTCCACGGCTACGTCGACGACGAGACCAAACACCGGGTGCTGCAGCGCGCCTGGGTGCATGTGCTGCCGTCCCGGAAAGAGGGCTGGGGGCTGGCGGTGATCGAGGCCGGTCAGCACGCGGTGCCGACCATCGGCTACCGGTCGTCGGGCGGGCTGACCGACTCGGTGGTCGACGGCGTGACCGGGGTGCTGGTCGACGACTTCGAGGAGCTGGTCGCCGAGCTCGGCCGGCTGCTGTCGGATCCGGTGCTGCGCGAACAGCTCGGCGCCAAGGCCCTGGTGCGCAGCGGCGAGTTCTCCTGGCGCCAGAGCGCGCAGGCCATGCGGGCGGTACTCGACGCCGTGCACGCCCGCGGCTATGTCAGCGGGGTGGTTCAGGGCTGA
- a CDS encoding class I SAM-dependent methyltransferase, producing the protein MAVTDLFARRATLSRSLRLLREFRYEQSDPDRFYGALAADTAAMVTDLWRTATGTEPTGRTVLDVGGGPGYFAAAFDAAGLTYIGVEPDPDEMHAGPRTAGAAAGYVRASGLALPFADASVDICLSSNVAEHVAQPWRLGREMMRVTRPGGLVVLSYTVWLGPFGGHETGLWHYLGGERAARRYTRRHGHPPKNNYGSSLFAVSAADGLQWAAATGALLAAFPRYHPRWAWWLTRVPVLREFAVSNLVLVLQPLVATGSTIAGS; encoded by the coding sequence GTGGCCGTCACCGACCTGTTCGCCCGCCGCGCGACCCTGAGCCGGTCGCTGCGGCTGCTGCGGGAGTTCCGCTACGAGCAGTCCGACCCGGACCGGTTCTACGGGGCGCTGGCCGCCGACACCGCCGCGATGGTGACCGACCTGTGGCGCACCGCCACCGGTACCGAGCCCACCGGCCGCACCGTGCTGGACGTGGGCGGCGGACCGGGCTACTTCGCGGCCGCGTTCGACGCCGCCGGCCTGACCTACATCGGCGTCGAGCCCGACCCGGACGAGATGCACGCCGGCCCGCGCACCGCGGGGGCGGCGGCCGGCTACGTGCGGGCCTCCGGGCTGGCGCTGCCGTTCGCCGACGCCAGCGTGGACATCTGCCTGTCGTCCAACGTCGCCGAGCACGTCGCACAGCCTTGGCGGCTGGGCCGCGAGATGATGCGGGTGACCCGCCCCGGCGGGCTGGTGGTGCTGTCGTACACGGTGTGGCTGGGCCCGTTCGGGGGCCACGAGACCGGGCTGTGGCACTACCTCGGCGGCGAGCGCGCCGCGCGGCGCTACACCCGCAGGCACGGTCACCCGCCGAAGAACAACTACGGTTCCTCGTTGTTCGCGGTGTCGGCGGCCGACGGTCTGCAATGGGCGGCGGCGACCGGCGCGCTGCTGGCTGCTTTCCCCCGCTACCACCCGCGTTGGGCCTGGTGGCTGACCCGGGTGCCGGTGCTGCGGGAGTTCGCGGTGAGCAACCTGGTGCTGGTGCTGCAGCCGCTGGTTGCAACAGGTTCTACTATCGCCGGATCGTAG
- a CDS encoding aldehyde dehydrogenase, which produces MTQTVAFKTEWDKLFIGGKWVEPASSEVIEVHSPATGELVGKVPLAVKADVDAACAAARTAFDEGPWPQLTPHERAAVLQRAVALMEERADHLKFLLSAETGQPPTTVDMMQYGAAMSAFKYYANEAADKFVWKEIRDGIYGQTLVVREPIGVVGAITAWNVPFFLAANKLGPALLAGCTVVLKPAAETPLSGFALAEIFAEAGLPEGVLSIVPGGAETGQALTANPEPDKYTFTGSSQVGKEIAKLAAEKLKPCTLELGGKSAAIILEDADLDSTLPMLGFAGLMNSGQACVAQTRILAPRSRYDEVVEKVSNLVASMPVGLPDDPNAAIGPLISEKQRQRVEGYIKKGIEEGARLVTGGGRPEGLDKGYFVQPTVFADVDNKMTIAQEEIFGPVLCIIPYDTEEDAVRIANDSVYGLAGSVWTTDNKKAIEIASKIRTGTYAVNMYAFDPGSPFGGYKNSGIGRENGPEGIEAYVEHKSVLLPFGYTPED; this is translated from the coding sequence TTGACACAGACCGTCGCTTTCAAGACCGAGTGGGACAAGCTGTTCATCGGCGGCAAATGGGTTGAGCCGGCCTCCTCCGAGGTGATCGAGGTGCACTCGCCCGCGACCGGTGAGCTGGTCGGCAAGGTGCCGTTGGCGGTGAAGGCCGACGTCGACGCCGCCTGCGCGGCCGCGCGCACGGCGTTCGACGAGGGGCCGTGGCCACAGCTGACCCCGCACGAGCGGGCCGCGGTGCTGCAGCGGGCGGTCGCGCTGATGGAGGAGCGCGCCGACCACCTGAAGTTCCTGCTGTCGGCGGAGACCGGTCAGCCGCCGACCACGGTCGACATGATGCAGTACGGCGCCGCGATGTCGGCGTTCAAGTACTACGCGAACGAGGCGGCGGACAAGTTCGTCTGGAAGGAGATCCGGGACGGCATCTACGGCCAGACGCTGGTGGTGCGCGAGCCGATCGGCGTGGTCGGCGCGATCACCGCCTGGAACGTGCCGTTCTTCCTGGCCGCCAACAAGCTCGGCCCGGCGCTGCTGGCCGGCTGCACGGTGGTGCTCAAGCCGGCCGCCGAGACCCCGCTGTCGGGCTTCGCGCTGGCCGAGATCTTCGCCGAGGCCGGGCTGCCCGAGGGGGTGCTGTCGATCGTGCCCGGCGGTGCGGAGACCGGACAGGCGCTGACCGCCAACCCGGAGCCGGACAAGTACACGTTCACCGGCAGCTCGCAGGTCGGCAAGGAGATCGCCAAGCTCGCCGCCGAGAAGCTCAAGCCGTGCACGCTCGAGCTGGGCGGTAAGTCCGCGGCGATCATCCTCGAGGACGCCGACCTCGACTCCACGCTGCCGATGCTGGGCTTCGCGGGCCTGATGAACAGCGGCCAGGCGTGTGTGGCGCAGACCCGCATCCTGGCGCCGCGGTCGCGCTACGACGAGGTCGTCGAGAAGGTGTCGAACCTGGTGGCGTCGATGCCGGTGGGCCTGCCCGATGACCCGAACGCCGCGATCGGCCCGCTGATCAGCGAGAAGCAGCGTCAGCGTGTCGAGGGCTATATCAAGAAGGGCATCGAGGAGGGCGCCCGGTTGGTGACCGGCGGCGGTCGCCCCGAGGGGCTGGACAAGGGCTACTTCGTGCAGCCGACGGTGTTCGCCGACGTCGACAACAAGATGACCATCGCCCAGGAGGAGATCTTCGGGCCGGTGCTGTGCATCATCCCCTACGACACCGAGGAGGACGCGGTCCGCATCGCCAACGACTCGGTGTACGGGTTGGCCGGCAGCGTGTGGACCACCGACAACAAGAAGGCGATCGAGATCGCCTCGAAGATCCGCACCGGCACCTACGCGGTCAACATGTACGCGTTCGATCCGGGTTCGCCGTTCGGCGGCTACAAGAACTCCGGCATCGGCCGCGAGAACGGGCCGGAGGGCATCGAGGCCTACGTCGAGCACAAGAGCGTGCTGCTGCCGTTCGGCTACACCCCCGAGGACTGA
- a CDS encoding DUF3068 domain-containing protein gives MNRAVALRIAACGMMGLGAALLIAALLLSTYTHGKIAKIPLDLDATLIADGTGTAFDPESLNGEKFVVNRDVPLVAQEQITVESPANADVVTLQVGSTLRRTDKQQDNGLLLAMVDTVTVNRSTAEAVSSETNPGGSLQKPRAIEDTQPPTNVALPHEGLTYRFPFGTEKRTYQVFDPIAQKPFDANYDGEEDVNGLTTYRFTQNIGFDDDGNLVEPVKYASLLDNEADADVTATAAMWGVEGEPDQRITMSRYYAAQRTFWVDPVTGTIVKKKERGYQYYAEEPLEPKVTFVDYTVTSTEETIEAQVAGARDERDRLALWSRILPITFTAMGLVLLAGGALLGSFSLRAEAALIDPGLDDADHQFFNTQGFKVPGDEAKTEKLPTSRPTDLPPDRPV, from the coding sequence TGCTCTCCACGTACACCCACGGCAAGATCGCCAAGATCCCGCTCGATCTGGACGCCACGCTGATCGCCGACGGCACCGGCACGGCGTTCGATCCGGAGTCGCTCAACGGGGAGAAGTTCGTCGTCAACCGCGATGTGCCCCTGGTCGCGCAGGAACAGATCACGGTGGAGTCGCCCGCCAATGCCGACGTGGTCACCCTGCAGGTCGGCAGCACGTTGCGCCGCACCGACAAACAGCAGGACAACGGCCTGCTGTTGGCGATGGTCGACACCGTGACGGTCAACCGGTCGACGGCCGAGGCGGTCTCCAGCGAGACCAACCCGGGCGGTTCGCTGCAGAAGCCGCGGGCGATCGAGGACACCCAGCCGCCCACCAACGTCGCGCTGCCGCACGAGGGGCTGACCTACCGCTTCCCGTTCGGCACCGAGAAACGCACCTATCAGGTGTTCGACCCGATCGCGCAGAAGCCCTTCGACGCCAACTACGACGGCGAGGAGGACGTCAACGGGCTGACCACCTACCGGTTCACCCAGAACATCGGGTTCGACGACGACGGCAACCTGGTCGAGCCGGTCAAGTACGCCTCGCTGCTCGACAACGAGGCCGACGCCGACGTCACCGCCACCGCGGCGATGTGGGGCGTGGAGGGTGAACCCGACCAGCGGATCACGATGTCGCGCTACTACGCCGCGCAGCGCACGTTCTGGGTCGACCCGGTCACCGGCACCATCGTCAAGAAGAAGGAGCGCGGCTACCAGTACTACGCCGAGGAGCCGCTGGAACCGAAGGTGACGTTCGTCGACTACACCGTCACCTCCACTGAGGAGACCATCGAGGCCCAGGTCGCCGGCGCCCGCGACGAGCGCGACCGGCTGGCGCTGTGGAGCCGCATCCTGCCGATCACGTTCACCGCGATGGGCCTGGTGCTGCTGGCCGGCGGTGCGCTGCTGGGCTCGTTCAGCCTGCGCGCCGAGGCCGCGCTGATCGATCCGGGTCTCGACGACGCCGACCACCAGTTCTTCAACACCCAGGGCTTCAAGGTGCCGGGCGACGAGGCCAAGACCGAGAAGCTGCCGACGTCCCGGCCCACCGACCTGCCGCCGGACCGACCGGTCTGA
- a CDS encoding very short patch repair endonuclease — translation MQANRRRDTKPELRVRRLAHALGLRYRVDYRPLATERFKADMVFTGAKVAVFIDGCFWHGCKQHHRPPTANSDYWRSKIAGNVMRDALVDAHLEKNGWVSLRFWEHDDPEVAVQQILATVTSRRRLATADVGR, via the coding sequence ATGCAGGCGAACCGGCGGCGTGATACAAAGCCCGAGCTTCGAGTTCGTCGGTTAGCTCACGCTCTAGGGCTTCGGTACCGTGTGGACTATCGGCCACTGGCGACTGAACGTTTCAAAGCTGACATGGTTTTCACCGGAGCGAAGGTGGCAGTTTTTATAGACGGATGCTTCTGGCATGGCTGCAAGCAGCACCACCGTCCACCGACTGCGAACTCTGATTACTGGCGTTCGAAAATTGCTGGAAATGTGATGCGAGACGCGCTAGTCGACGCCCACCTTGAGAAGAATGGCTGGGTATCCCTGAGGTTTTGGGAACACGACGACCCCGAGGTCGCAGTCCAACAAATCTTGGCCACCGTGACGTCCCGTCGCAGGTTGGCGACGGCCGATGTCGGCCGGTAG
- a CDS encoding DNA cytosine methyltransferase has translation MRTGLFDVVLGTDIDERALETFAHNHAKHGSNPITVSGDIRSIAPSALAKKLSVFGLDERGTLDVLVGGPPCEGFSQNRRHEVILPSGERAFIRNPLDNDDARNDLFRYFLALVDILRPRMVLIENVPQMISSRKGATVREIERTLAMIGYQTEWKILIATDYGVPQIRRRAFVVAWQKGIKGFTWPEPTHGKEKPGVKSALLPIVTVRDAIADLPPAGKTERGRGNVARYRKTNSAYAKSMQSNIATPMNHVARTPGEMVLRRLRAMRPGMITADLPPELRPKSHYYNCYGRLAWDAPAKTITKSCNYLGSGCFGHPEEDRGITMREAARLQSFDDDFDFLSGSEPHVAKMVGSAVPPLLASVLAEQIAKALDS, from the coding sequence GTGCGAACGGGTCTGTTCGACGTAGTGTTAGGAACGGATATCGACGAGCGTGCGCTGGAAACGTTCGCTCACAACCACGCCAAGCATGGCTCGAATCCCATCACCGTTTCGGGAGATATTAGGTCTATCGCTCCCAGTGCACTTGCGAAGAAGCTGAGTGTTTTCGGTCTTGACGAACGTGGCACTCTAGATGTGCTTGTGGGTGGTCCGCCGTGCGAGGGTTTCAGTCAGAATCGGCGCCACGAAGTCATTCTTCCTAGTGGTGAGCGCGCATTTATTCGAAACCCACTCGATAATGATGATGCCCGAAACGATCTCTTCCGCTATTTTCTTGCGCTAGTAGATATTTTGCGACCTCGTATGGTTCTAATCGAGAATGTCCCTCAGATGATTTCTTCACGCAAGGGTGCAACTGTGAGGGAGATCGAGCGCACTCTTGCGATGATTGGTTATCAAACTGAGTGGAAAATCCTCATAGCAACCGACTATGGGGTTCCGCAGATTCGAAGGAGAGCTTTCGTCGTTGCCTGGCAGAAGGGAATCAAGGGATTTACCTGGCCTGAACCGACGCATGGCAAAGAGAAACCAGGAGTCAAATCTGCCTTATTGCCAATCGTCACCGTGAGGGATGCCATTGCTGACCTTCCGCCTGCCGGCAAGACGGAGAGGGGGCGCGGTAATGTCGCCAGGTACCGAAAGACGAACAGCGCGTATGCGAAGTCGATGCAGTCTAATATCGCGACGCCTATGAATCATGTGGCTCGTACCCCAGGGGAGATGGTTCTGAGGCGGTTGCGTGCGATGCGTCCTGGAATGATTACGGCCGATCTTCCGCCTGAGCTTCGTCCAAAGTCTCATTACTACAATTGTTATGGACGTCTGGCGTGGGACGCTCCGGCGAAGACCATCACAAAAAGCTGCAACTACCTCGGATCGGGTTGCTTCGGGCACCCAGAAGAGGACCGAGGGATCACGATGCGTGAGGCGGCGCGTCTTCAAAGTTTTGACGATGATTTTGATTTCTTAAGTGGTTCGGAGCCTCACGTTGCGAAGATGGTCGGTAGCGCAGTGCCCCCGTTGTTGGCATCGGTACTGGCTGAGCAGATTGCTAAGGCTCTCGACTCCTAG